A single region of the Gammaproteobacteria bacterium genome encodes:
- a CDS encoding inositol monophosphatase — translation MNDLQLARAAAREGASAIRRIFGHLTSVDYKGKVNPVTAADRESEERIQTLVSCERPDDAFLGEEAGGRIESARRMWIVDPLDGTVNFVHGVPHVAVSVALYEQGQPLVGVVLDVFRQEEFHAVAGGGAWSNDRRLIVSPTKTLNTAIVATGFPYDRRERADEYARTLGAVLARIQGLRRMGTASLDLAWVAAGRYDAFWEQKLGPWDVAAGLLLVREAGGIVTNRESEPSTPHDEHFIASNASLHDEWRRLIDHSLAEPRVDSAS, via the coding sequence ATGAACGATCTACAACTTGCCAGGGCAGCGGCACGGGAAGGAGCGTCGGCGATCCGGCGCATCTTCGGACACCTGACATCGGTCGATTACAAGGGCAAGGTCAACCCGGTCACGGCCGCAGATCGGGAATCCGAGGAACGCATCCAGACGCTGGTGTCGTGTGAGCGGCCCGACGACGCGTTTCTGGGCGAAGAAGCAGGTGGCCGGATCGAGAGTGCCCGGCGGATGTGGATCGTCGATCCGCTCGACGGAACGGTGAACTTCGTGCACGGCGTGCCACACGTCGCCGTCTCCGTCGCTCTCTACGAACAAGGACAGCCGCTGGTCGGTGTTGTCCTCGACGTGTTCCGGCAAGAGGAATTCCACGCCGTCGCGGGAGGTGGAGCGTGGTCCAACGACCGGCGCCTGATCGTGTCTCCCACGAAGACCCTCAATACAGCGATCGTCGCTACGGGTTTTCCGTACGATCGTCGTGAGCGCGCGGATGAGTACGCCCGCACTCTCGGTGCCGTGTTGGCCCGGATCCAGGGCCTGCGGCGCATGGGGACGGCATCGCTGGACCTCGCGTGGGTCGCCGCAGGTCGTTACGACGCGTTCTGGGAACAGAAACTCGGCCCGTGGGACGTCGCCGCGGGACTTCTTCTGGTACGAGAGGCGGGTGGCATCGTGACGAACAGAGAGAGCGAACCTTCCACTCCGCACGACGAACACTTCATCGCATCCAATGCATCCCTTCATGACGAGTGGCGCAGGCTCATCGACCACTCCCTCGCCGAGCCGAGGGTAGATTCTGCTTCGTAG
- a CDS encoding aminotransferase class III-fold pyridoxal phosphate-dependent enzyme → MKDFLDRFASSVAPVLAFDTDIHADHAEGLWVYDTDGNHYADFACGTAVVNLGHNHPNVVAAAREQLGKLTHAGCVFRYDSIVRVAERLREITPDGIEMFGFANSGAEAVEAGVKLAKYTTKRQGVVVFRGAFHGRTMGSVSYTTSNAKYRDGYHPILGSVWVAPFPHPYRWGMTEEEATKLSLDELQRMFKHEVLPKTIAAFLVEPVQGEGGYYPAPEPFLRALRDMADEHGIMLVFDEVQTGFGRTAEWFASDHFGIDPDIIVLGKGIANGMPLSAYGASREVMSAWPVGAHGTTYGGNPVACAASVAGLEVMEGLLPHARELSSHAFARFRTAQQEHPTIGDVRGLGLMIGVELVKDHDTREPDAEAMQFLARYGLEHELIIIACGPDGNVIRFIPPLITTIEELDQAIDTIEAGLDAYERR, encoded by the coding sequence ATGAAAGACTTTCTCGACCGTTTCGCCTCTTCCGTCGCCCCCGTCCTCGCCTTCGACACCGACATTCACGCCGACCACGCCGAGGGCCTCTGGGTGTACGACACCGACGGCAACCACTACGCCGATTTCGCGTGCGGTACCGCCGTCGTCAATCTCGGCCACAATCATCCGAACGTCGTGGCAGCCGCCAGAGAACAACTCGGCAAGCTGACCCACGCAGGCTGTGTCTTCCGATACGACTCGATCGTCCGCGTGGCGGAACGGCTCCGCGAGATCACTCCCGACGGCATCGAAATGTTCGGCTTCGCGAACTCCGGCGCCGAAGCCGTCGAAGCCGGGGTCAAGCTCGCCAAGTACACGACGAAGCGTCAGGGCGTGGTCGTGTTTCGGGGCGCGTTCCACGGCCGGACGATGGGATCGGTCTCATATACGACCTCGAACGCGAAGTATCGGGACGGCTACCACCCGATCCTCGGTTCGGTGTGGGTTGCCCCGTTTCCGCACCCCTATCGGTGGGGAATGACCGAGGAGGAAGCCACGAAACTCTCCTTGGACGAACTGCAGAGAATGTTCAAGCATGAGGTCCTCCCCAAGACCATCGCCGCATTCCTCGTCGAGCCCGTTCAAGGAGAGGGTGGCTACTACCCCGCTCCGGAACCCTTCCTCCGTGCACTCCGGGACATGGCAGACGAGCACGGCATCATGCTGGTGTTCGACGAAGTCCAGACGGGCTTCGGTCGCACGGCGGAATGGTTCGCCTCCGATCATTTCGGGATCGATCCCGACATCATCGTGCTCGGCAAGGGCATCGCAAACGGGATGCCGCTCTCGGCGTACGGAGCTTCTCGTGAAGTCATGAGCGCATGGCCGGTCGGCGCTCACGGCACAACCTACGGCGGGAACCCGGTGGCGTGTGCAGCGTCGGTGGCCGGTCTCGAAGTCATGGAGGGCCTGCTCCCGCATGCTCGAGAACTCTCCTCTCACGCGTTCGCTCGTTTCCGCACGGCGCAGCAAGAACATCCCACGATCGGCGATGTGCGCGGACTCGGTCTGATGATCGGTGTCGAGCTGGTCAAGGATCATGACACCAGGGAACCGGATGCCGAAGCGATGCAGTTCCTCGCACGGTACGGGTTGGAGCACGAGCTGATCATCATCGCGTGCGGCCCGGATGGAAACGTGATCAGATTCATCCCTCCGCTCATCACCACCATCGAAGAACTGGATCAGGCGATCGATACGATCGAGGCGGGACTCGACGCGTACGAGCGCCGGTAG
- a CDS encoding nitroreductase has product MAHSTNPYALIKGLRAVRQFTSDPIPDRDVDRILEAGRWTGSAKNTQRWAFVPLRDKAARETISACGNYTAPLRNATFGIALIRLPDGYEFDIGRVAQNMMLAAAALGIASCPVTLHDGECSRRILDLPDGHVCRYAIAFGYEDPERERISRSRRAYAGRKPMSELIWEFPR; this is encoded by the coding sequence ATGGCTCATTCCACGAACCCGTATGCCTTGATCAAGGGACTCAGAGCCGTCCGGCAATTCACGTCAGACCCCATTCCCGATCGAGATGTAGATCGCATCCTCGAGGCGGGTCGCTGGACGGGCAGTGCCAAGAACACACAGCGCTGGGCGTTCGTTCCCCTGCGGGACAAGGCCGCTCGCGAGACGATCTCGGCGTGCGGCAACTACACGGCACCCCTCCGCAACGCCACCTTCGGCATAGCGCTGATTCGGCTCCCCGACGGCTACGAGTTCGATATCGGGCGGGTGGCACAGAACATGATGCTGGCCGCCGCCGCCCTGGGAATCGCGTCGTGCCCGGTGACGCTGCATGACGGTGAATGCAGCCGCCGCATCCTCGATCTTCCCGACGGCCATGTCTGCCGCTACGCGATCGCCTTCGGCTACGAAGATCCGGAGCGTGAACGAATCTCACGATCCCGGCGCGCATATGCAGGCAGGAAACCGATGAGCGAGCTCATATGGGAGTTCCCCCGCTGA